One stretch of Candidatus Bathyarchaeia archaeon DNA includes these proteins:
- a CDS encoding ECF transporter S component translates to MKAQTIAVIGICAAVYAVVGRLTDFGLNFLGVAFYPAVAVPAVFAVLFGPWVGGIGAAIGIFIRDMLFHGNPFLSLTAGVLPNFLVFFILGYLSSRHIDVKKIVTTGVLACIVVAAGVLVPTVIYPAEFVAATGLPTNEIVTIFASTVIFSLVVIVLVSWRWREWRSFAVGSVLGLISGAALLSVAYWGYSQLFFDPTGYVTAPVAASFIPVLFIWTFVTEIPFVLLVAPPVIRACYKAFPSLKMRIKPGKGGTH, encoded by the coding sequence TTGAAAGCTCAAACTATTGCGGTAATTGGTATATGTGCAGCAGTTTATGCTGTAGTTGGACGCTTAACAGATTTTGGCTTAAACTTCCTTGGGGTAGCATTTTACCCCGCTGTGGCTGTGCCCGCAGTTTTTGCGGTGCTGTTCGGACCCTGGGTTGGCGGCATCGGCGCAGCCATAGGCATATTCATACGTGACATGCTATTCCACGGAAACCCCTTCCTAAGCTTAACGGCGGGTGTTCTACCAAACTTTCTGGTCTTCTTTATACTCGGGTACCTATCAAGCAGACACATAGATGTCAAAAAAATAGTCACAACCGGAGTTTTAGCTTGCATAGTTGTGGCAGCTGGCGTGCTGGTTCCCACGGTAATTTACCCTGCAGAATTCGTTGCCGCAACTGGGCTTCCAACAAATGAAATTGTTACCATCTTTGCTTCAACTGTAATCTTTAGTTTAGTAGTGATTGTGCTGGTTTCTTGGCGGTGGCGCGAGTGGCGAAGTTTTGCGGTTGGTTCGGTTCTGGGACTGATTTCAGGAGCAGCCTTGCTTTCCGTTGCTTACTGGGGTTACAGCCAATTATTCTTTGACCCAACTGGATACGTCACGGCGCCAGTGGCAGCCTCATTCATACCTGTACTGTTCATTTGGACTTTCGTCACAGAGATACCTTTTGTTCTGCTTGTCGCTCCCCCCGTAATCAGAGCCTGCTACAAGGCATTTCCCTCTTTAAAGATGCGGATAAAACCAGGGAAAGGCGGAACCCATTGA
- a CDS encoding pantoate kinase, translated as MTQTANAFAPAAISSFFEICDQDSQGNPLTDLARVGARGGGFGLQKGVHTTISVTTAEASNHFLVYLNGVLAPEAHTTINVLQTLLEATADRYNVVVEHKIDVPIGAGFGTSAGGALTAGLALKAALNLPLTLNQVAQAAHVAEIKCQTGLGTVSSLASGGGCILVVEPGAPGVCVIDHILLAREYVVVAGVFQGVSKTSVLSSPERRNEVNRFGRKTLDAILAEPSLENFLGCCWQFAQDAGFATSRVRQLVDLALKAGAIGAAQNMVGEAVHAVTVAEKAAEVAEAFKLVLPKENILVSKLGFQGARLVNYK; from the coding sequence TTGACCCAAACCGCTAACGCCTTTGCACCTGCCGCCATCTCCAGTTTTTTTGAAATTTGCGACCAAGACAGTCAAGGCAACCCTTTGACCGATTTGGCGCGTGTAGGTGCCCGCGGTGGCGGGTTTGGGCTTCAAAAAGGCGTACACACCACAATATCCGTCACCACGGCAGAAGCGTCAAACCATTTTCTTGTTTACCTCAACGGGGTGCTTGCACCTGAAGCCCACACCACCATTAACGTTTTACAAACACTGCTTGAAGCAACAGCAGACCGCTACAACGTGGTGGTCGAACATAAAATCGATGTGCCCATTGGCGCCGGTTTTGGAACCAGTGCCGGCGGCGCTTTAACGGCTGGGTTAGCGCTTAAGGCGGCGTTGAATTTGCCCCTAACGCTTAATCAGGTCGCGCAAGCAGCACACGTTGCCGAGATAAAATGCCAAACGGGGCTTGGAACGGTGAGTTCTTTGGCTTCTGGCGGCGGATGTATTTTGGTTGTGGAGCCCGGGGCACCTGGAGTCTGCGTCATTGACCATATTTTGTTGGCTCGTGAATATGTGGTTGTTGCGGGGGTTTTTCAGGGCGTGTCTAAAACGTCTGTTTTGTCTTCTCCTGAGCGGCGAAACGAAGTGAATCGGTTTGGTCGCAAAACGCTGGATGCCATTTTGGCTGAGCCGTCGTTGGAGAATTTTTTGGGTTGTTGCTGGCAGTTTGCTCAGGATGCTGGGTTTGCTACTTCACGGGTACGACAACTGGTTGATTTAGCTTTGAAGGCTGGAGCCATCGGGGCGGCACAGAACATGGTTGGCGAAGCAGTTCATGCCGTTACGGTTGCAGAAAAAGCCGCTGAAGTAGCGGAAGCTTTTAAGCTGGTTCTACCTAAAGAAAACATCCTCGTAAGTAAACTCGGCTTCCAAGGCGCAAGGCTGGTTAACTACAAGTGA
- a CDS encoding phosphopantetheine adenylyltransferase: protein MTQFRKVAVGGTFDELHRGHKILLNKAFEIGEHVVIGLSSDALVSKLGKPHITANFEQRKQGLNAWMTNLGVMQRAKVVPLFDAYGSSVKDLDLEALVVSEETKPTAEKINQQRRKNGLPPLAIITVQMVPAQNSKPISTTRIRRGEINHEGFLLKKNSHASAL, encoded by the coding sequence GTGACACAGTTTAGGAAAGTGGCAGTTGGCGGAACCTTTGATGAACTTCACCGAGGGCACAAAATTCTTCTTAACAAAGCCTTTGAGATTGGCGAACACGTAGTTATCGGTTTATCTTCGGACGCGCTTGTTTCTAAACTGGGCAAACCCCACATAACCGCCAATTTTGAGCAGAGAAAACAGGGCTTAAACGCATGGATGACCAATTTGGGTGTTATGCAGCGGGCAAAAGTGGTCCCGTTGTTTGACGCCTATGGGTCAAGTGTAAAGGACTTGGATTTGGAAGCGTTGGTTGTTAGCGAAGAAACTAAACCTACCGCGGAAAAAATCAATCAACAACGCCGCAAAAACGGGTTGCCTCCATTAGCAATTATAACGGTCCAAATGGTTCCTGCCCAGAACAGCAAACCCATATCCACCACACGAATCCGACGCGGCGAAATAAACCACGAAGGCTTTCTGCTTAAGAAAAACAGCCATGCTTCTGCGTTATAA
- a CDS encoding Mov34/MPN/PAD-1 family protein, with protein MSTATVVQISYEILDAIYAGAKQLYPRESFLLLRGKKKKGVVHISDLVLAPFAVHGEGFAHFNPYMFSGDFSLVGTVHSHPSGNINPSDTDLNYFFGRILMIVGYPFQGKNCVAAYGSSGQRLPIQITDEPVK; from the coding sequence ATGAGTACTGCAACTGTGGTTCAAATTTCCTATGAGATTCTGGACGCCATCTATGCGGGAGCAAAGCAGCTTTACCCACGCGAAAGCTTCTTGTTACTGCGGGGCAAAAAGAAAAAAGGTGTGGTTCACATTTCGGATTTGGTTTTGGCTCCGTTTGCTGTTCACGGCGAAGGGTTTGCTCACTTTAACCCCTACATGTTTTCCGGTGACTTCTCGCTGGTTGGCACTGTGCACAGTCACCCTTCAGGCAACATCAACCCAAGCGACACCGACTTAAACTACTTTTTTGGCAGAATCCTCATGATTGTGGGGTACCCATTTCAGGGCAAAAACTGTGTTGCCGCGTACGGCTCTAGCGGCCAGCGGTTACCCATCCAAATAACCGATGAACCCGTTAAGTAG
- a CDS encoding DUF5658 family protein — translation MMKMTGYPTVFLAFMGSMDCLTTVIGILYFGAVELNPLIAGVVSTNIPAFVVLKMTTTVFVCLIFVQAEKILMKTEDKNCKAFTCTNKLLKIAYVGVILFLVVVVVNNLMVLANAL, via the coding sequence ATGATGAAAATGACAGGTTACCCAACAGTGTTCCTTGCTTTCATGGGATCCATGGATTGCTTAACCACCGTAATTGGCATACTTTATTTTGGCGCAGTCGAACTCAACCCGCTCATTGCAGGCGTGGTCAGCACAAACATACCCGCCTTTGTGGTTCTTAAAATGACAACAACCGTTTTCGTATGCTTAATTTTTGTTCAAGCCGAAAAAATCCTCATGAAAACCGAAGACAAAAACTGCAAAGCCTTCACCTGCACCAACAAACTACTCAAAATCGCCTACGTTGGGGTTATCCTGTTCTTGGTTGTGGTGGTTGTAAACAACCTGATGGTTCTCGCAAACGCCCTCTAA
- a CDS encoding 4-oxalocrotonate tautomerase family protein: protein MPVVIVETWAGKSNEQKAKLIKGITRAFEDVGVTANQVQVIIHDVPKTNWGIHGEQASMLPP, encoded by the coding sequence ATGCCAGTGGTCATAGTTGAAACTTGGGCTGGAAAAAGCAACGAGCAGAAAGCCAAATTGATAAAGGGCATTACACGCGCGTTTGAGGATGTCGGCGTAACAGCAAACCAAGTGCAAGTAATCATTCACGACGTGCCCAAAACAAACTGGGGCATACACGGCGAGCAAGCCAGCATGCTTCCACCCTAA